Proteins encoded by one window of Paenibacillus sp. DCT19:
- a CDS encoding nucleotide sugar dehydrogenase: MHNQHFHSLLNAIENKEAVLGVVGLGYVGLPLAVEMVNQGFTVIGIDLDASKVESIYHGDSYIHDISSEELKKVMETGRFQPTTDYSMLRVIDALSICVPTPLSENQDPDTSYIETVVDQIKLHMKPGMLITLESTTYPGTTEELIQQKLDKIGHEAGKDYFLCFSPERVDPSNGRFTTFNTPKVIGGTTEACLKLGTALYGKYVQTVVPVSSPKVAEMSKLLENTFRSVNIAFVNEMAMMCDRMGIDIWEVIDAAATKPFGFMPFYPGPGIGGHCIPLDPMYLSWKAKGFRFYSKFIELAQSTNDNMPYYVLNKTSTILNEYAKSVRNSNILLLGMSYKPNIADLRESPGLEVYELFKESGANVSYYDPYADSFLDKHGETVHSEAFNLEQFKSYDCIVLITNHKDLPYREISELGVPILDTRNAFRTYTQPHIYKIGHSVQHPVLEPSEALLV, encoded by the coding sequence ATGCATAATCAACATTTCCACTCATTATTAAATGCGATTGAAAATAAAGAAGCGGTACTCGGCGTAGTTGGGCTCGGTTATGTAGGGCTTCCACTTGCTGTAGAAATGGTCAATCAAGGCTTCACGGTCATCGGAATTGATCTCGATGCTTCTAAGGTAGAGAGTATCTATCATGGGGATTCATATATTCATGACATTTCCTCTGAGGAATTGAAAAAAGTGATGGAGACGGGTCGTTTCCAACCAACGACAGATTATAGTATGCTGCGTGTCATCGATGCGTTGAGCATCTGTGTGCCAACACCGCTGAGCGAGAACCAAGATCCGGATACATCGTACATTGAGACGGTAGTTGATCAGATTAAACTGCACATGAAACCAGGTATGCTGATTACGCTGGAAAGCACAACCTATCCGGGAACTACGGAAGAACTGATTCAACAGAAGCTGGACAAAATCGGACATGAAGCAGGCAAAGACTACTTCCTCTGCTTCTCGCCAGAGCGGGTTGACCCGTCCAACGGACGATTCACTACGTTTAATACGCCTAAGGTTATTGGAGGCACCACCGAAGCTTGCCTTAAGCTAGGAACGGCGTTGTATGGTAAATATGTGCAAACGGTTGTACCTGTATCTTCACCAAAAGTAGCGGAGATGTCCAAACTGCTTGAAAATACATTCCGCAGCGTGAATATCGCCTTCGTGAATGAAATGGCGATGATGTGTGATCGCATGGGCATCGACATCTGGGAAGTCATTGATGCAGCTGCAACGAAACCGTTTGGCTTCATGCCATTCTATCCGGGTCCAGGCATCGGTGGTCACTGCATTCCGCTGGATCCAATGTATCTGTCATGGAAAGCAAAAGGTTTCCGTTTCTACAGCAAATTCATTGAGTTGGCACAATCGACGAATGACAATATGCCATATTATGTTCTGAATAAAACGTCAACGATTCTGAACGAATACGCCAAGTCTGTTCGCAATTCCAATATATTGCTGCTTGGTATGTCCTACAAGCCGAATATTGCGGATCTGCGTGAGTCCCCAGGACTGGAAGTATACGAATTGTTCAAGGAAAGTGGAGCCAATGTAAGCTACTACGATCCATATGCTGATTCATTCTTAGACAAACATGGCGAGACTGTACACAGCGAAGCATTCAATCTGGAACAGTTCAAATCATACGATTGCATCGTGCTGATTACCAATCATAAGGATCTTCCATATCGTGAAATTTCGGAGCTCGGTGTACCAATTCTTGATACACGTAATGCATTCCGCACATATACGCAGCCTCATATTTATAAGATTGGTCACTCGGTACAACACCCCGTGCTTGAACCAAGTGAAGCGTTGCTCGTCTGA
- a CDS encoding response regulator transcription factor gives MPNTATLQRETAVNVYRSVEQGLKETGAGTCGLMFIHCAGNIQPEQQIRTHLEQTHDYDFQLWKDGATQTIAVLLPRLTLDEIHYAGLRIKHELQETVPGADPQITLASFTDKDRPSQATIQHMAESSKLVDSSEIHIYTLDKTSTDPERILIVDNDPTVREFLQLRLKMQGYETYEAVDGLAALELIEKVTPDLVLTELNLYGIDGLPFIHHIQKLEIEQPPKIVVLTEQRVEQTISQCFRSGVDDYMTKPFSPVELDARIRRCLH, from the coding sequence ATGCCAAATACGGCAACATTGCAGCGTGAGACTGCGGTCAATGTGTATCGAAGTGTAGAGCAAGGGTTGAAGGAAACGGGTGCCGGAACATGCGGTTTAATGTTCATCCACTGTGCAGGGAATATTCAGCCAGAGCAGCAGATCCGAACACATTTGGAACAGACGCATGATTATGATTTTCAGTTGTGGAAGGATGGAGCTACGCAGACGATTGCGGTTCTATTGCCGAGATTAACCTTGGATGAGATTCACTATGCAGGACTTCGGATCAAGCATGAGCTGCAGGAAACGGTACCTGGTGCCGATCCACAGATTACACTGGCTAGCTTCACGGATAAGGATCGTCCTTCGCAGGCGACCATTCAGCATATGGCTGAATCCTCGAAGCTGGTAGATTCATCTGAGATTCATATCTATACGCTGGACAAGACATCAACAGATCCGGAACGTATTTTGATTGTAGATAATGATCCAACCGTGCGTGAGTTTCTGCAATTGCGATTGAAGATGCAAGGCTACGAAACGTATGAAGCTGTAGATGGTCTGGCTGCACTGGAGCTTATCGAGAAAGTGACACCGGATCTGGTACTGACTGAATTGAACCTGTATGGCATTGACGGCTTGCCGTTCATCCATCATATCCAGAAGTTAGAGATAGAGCAGCCGCCCAAAATCGTCGTTCTGACGGAGCAGCGTGTGGAGCAAACGATCAGCCAATGCTTCCGTAGCGGGGTTGATGATTATATGACCAAACCGTTCTCACCTGTAGAGCTGGATGCTCGTATTCGGCGGTGCCTGCACTAA
- a CDS encoding glycosyltransferase produces MVAIYYVVFVNTLYFSILALSFRNIWTIFRRSHYSKYNTLSGSELVPSVSLLVPAYNEELTIIENVNCLMTLNYPTYEVIVVNDGSSDNTLKVLLQEYNLKPMTNTKMHGKIACKNIRGIYHNPEFPDLYLIDKENGGKADSLNAGINLSHYPLISSIDADSLLEKDALIRMARMYMENPEETVAIGGDVRIANGCKIENGAVQDVSLPRKMWPMFQSIEYLKAFLGGRIGWSHMNGLIIVSGAFGMFRKDAVIAVGGYRDGYPGEDMNIIIKLHRYMLENKLKYRVAFCPEAVCWTQAPDSYRILSSQRKRWGRGNLKNMLENRGMLFNPKYKVMGMVTMPYNVIFEALNPYFRITGLLALAGYVLMDMTQWPILVLFGLLNFVSGYLLSVGALVLEEIAFKRYNKLSDLVKMLVFSALKFVGYHQLGVLWRLQGHVQFMQNNNSWGTMTRQSWSEEEKGTSEAA; encoded by the coding sequence ATGGTGGCTATATATTATGTGGTTTTTGTTAACACACTATATTTCTCCATCTTAGCCCTTTCATTCCGCAACATATGGACGATATTCCGGCGTTCGCACTATTCCAAATACAATACGTTGTCAGGCTCGGAACTGGTGCCCTCGGTCTCCTTGCTGGTACCGGCATACAATGAGGAACTGACGATTATTGAAAATGTAAACTGTCTCATGACGCTGAATTATCCAACGTATGAGGTTATCGTGGTTAACGATGGTTCCAGTGACAACACGTTGAAGGTGTTGCTGCAAGAGTACAATCTTAAGCCCATGACCAATACGAAAATGCATGGCAAAATTGCATGTAAAAACATACGGGGCATTTATCATAATCCAGAATTCCCGGATCTGTATTTGATCGATAAGGAGAACGGTGGTAAGGCGGATTCACTTAATGCAGGTATTAATCTGTCTCACTACCCTCTTATTTCTTCGATCGATGCCGATTCGCTTCTGGAGAAAGATGCCTTGATCCGTATGGCACGCATGTACATGGAGAACCCGGAAGAGACGGTAGCGATTGGTGGCGATGTTCGTATAGCCAATGGCTGTAAGATCGAAAACGGAGCCGTGCAGGATGTATCGCTTCCTCGCAAAATGTGGCCAATGTTCCAGTCTATTGAGTACCTCAAAGCCTTTCTCGGCGGACGAATTGGCTGGAGCCACATGAATGGTTTGATTATCGTATCAGGTGCTTTCGGTATGTTCCGTAAGGATGCAGTTATTGCTGTCGGAGGCTACCGGGACGGTTATCCTGGGGAGGACATGAACATTATTATCAAGCTTCACCGCTATATGCTGGAAAATAAATTGAAGTATCGCGTGGCCTTCTGTCCTGAAGCGGTATGTTGGACACAAGCTCCCGATTCCTACCGGATCTTGTCCAGTCAGCGCAAGCGTTGGGGACGGGGAAATCTGAAGAACATGCTCGAGAACCGTGGCATGCTGTTCAACCCGAAATACAAAGTAATGGGCATGGTGACGATGCCATACAATGTCATTTTTGAAGCACTCAACCCGTATTTCCGGATTACCGGACTTCTGGCACTCGCCGGATACGTGCTGATGGATATGACGCAGTGGCCGATTCTCGTGTTGTTCGGATTGTTGAACTTTGTGAGTGGTTATCTGCTGAGTGTAGGCGCGCTAGTGCTGGAGGAAATTGCATTTAAGCGTTACAACAAGCTATCTGATTTGGTCAAAATGCTGGTATTCTCTGCCTTGAAATTTGTAGGTTACCATCAGCTCGGTGTGCTCTGGAGATTGCAGGGTCACGTTCAGTTTATGCAAAACAACAATTCATGGGGCACGATGACACGCCAGAGCTGGTCAGAAGAAGAAAAGGGTACAAGCGAAGCTGCTTGA
- a CDS encoding HEAT repeat domain-containing protein: MFPNLALAYLFLYICIALVVVGVILLFAMKMSHNGKQRKMEWYESKQRDYFTYLQTALTENRELKLPPGKLAPLERRVIQNKLIEWIDQFKGEYRDKLIALCRESGFVEHDLKELGRLRYGRQIDAAYRLGGMRCPEAVPGLMELLKDEKPGPMAIMIARSIARSTVRQGELKEMLEVLLTKGKSIHHLAADILLETSMDTSKLLIELLEDRNPDFVKVGLVAMWGQAVPEVMPALHRLVGAEQQDVRAEAVKLYLSASPALRDETILKLMQDADPEVRAEVAQALGSKHASGSIPLLRKALRDEDWGVRYNSAESLAKLGEPGFEALCQAAVQGTNVEREIAMQQIESTMQHTGTDHKAVEQMIAHNKKRLLYDRYFGSPIDHRTSKKRTGVATVGGDYTA, from the coding sequence ATGTTTCCCAATTTGGCACTGGCTTATCTATTTCTATATATCTGTATAGCGCTTGTTGTTGTGGGCGTAATCCTGCTGTTTGCCATGAAAATGTCCCACAATGGCAAACAGCGCAAGATGGAGTGGTACGAATCCAAACAGCGGGACTACTTTACGTACTTGCAAACTGCACTGACGGAGAATCGTGAACTGAAGCTGCCACCAGGCAAGCTTGCTCCGTTAGAGCGCAGAGTCATCCAGAATAAGTTGATTGAATGGATCGATCAGTTCAAGGGAGAGTACCGCGACAAATTAATTGCCTTGTGCCGTGAGTCAGGGTTTGTAGAGCATGATCTGAAAGAACTGGGCAGATTGCGTTACGGTCGTCAGATCGATGCGGCGTATCGCTTAGGGGGCATGCGTTGTCCAGAGGCTGTTCCGGGGCTGATGGAATTGCTGAAGGATGAGAAGCCTGGTCCGATGGCCATCATGATTGCTCGCTCGATTGCGAGAAGCACGGTTCGTCAAGGGGAGTTAAAGGAAATGCTTGAGGTGTTGTTAACCAAAGGCAAATCCATTCATCACCTAGCCGCAGATATTCTGCTTGAAACAAGCATGGATACGAGTAAGCTGTTGATTGAATTATTGGAGGACCGTAATCCCGATTTTGTAAAAGTAGGACTTGTAGCCATGTGGGGACAGGCTGTTCCAGAAGTGATGCCTGCTCTTCACAGACTGGTAGGCGCAGAGCAGCAGGATGTGCGTGCTGAGGCAGTGAAGCTGTACCTTAGTGCAAGTCCTGCACTACGAGATGAGACGATTTTGAAATTAATGCAGGATGCAGATCCCGAGGTACGTGCCGAAGTCGCACAAGCGCTGGGCTCCAAGCATGCATCAGGCAGTATCCCGTTACTTCGCAAAGCGCTGCGAGATGAAGATTGGGGAGTGCGATATAACAGTGCCGAAAGTCTGGCGAAGCTGGGCGAGCCTGGATTCGAAGCATTGTGCCAAGCTGCTGTACAGGGTACAAATGTTGAGCGTGAAATCGCGATGCAGCAGATTGAGAGCACGATGCAACACACGGGAACAGATCATAAAGCTGTTGAACAGATGATCGCACATAACAAAAAAAGGCTGCTCTATGATCGGTATTTTGGCTCACCAATAGACCATCGCACAAGCAAGAAACGTACAGGTGTGGCAACGGTAGGAGGGGATTACACTGCTTAG